One genomic region from Enoplosus armatus isolate fEnoArm2 chromosome 17, fEnoArm2.hap1, whole genome shotgun sequence encodes:
- the mettl23 gene encoding histone-arginine methyltransferase METTL23 isoform X1: protein MDHSGAETPSIAYKVFTFEEGKKNRQESLTVSIPEVLDPQYGMYVWPCAVVLAQYLWTQREELRDKSVLELGAGVSLPGVVAARCGSKVMLSDSAKTPLCLENCRRSCEANGLHDVVVLGLTWGEISPDLLLLPKLDIILGSDVFYEPQDFEDVLVTVAFLLRKNPRAQFWTTYQERSADWSIEALLHRWKLNCVDVQLENFGADEPELAGSTLPGSHSVQMMIITLRTEADVGPQQTDVGHCASSSLT from the exons ATGGACCACAGTGGAGCCGAAACACCTAGCATAGCTTACAAAGTTTTCACGTTTGAAGAAGGCAAGAAAAACAGGCAGGAGTCACTGACGGTCTCCATACCCGAG GTTCTCGATCCACAATATGGCATGTATGTGTGGCCTTGTGCAGTGGTGCTGGCACAGTATCTATGGACACAAAGAGAAGAGCTGAGAGACAAGTCAGTGCTGGag CTTGGTGCAGGTGTGAGTCTGCCAGGTGTGGTGGCTGCGAGGTGTGGTTCAAAGGTGATGCTGTCAGACAGCGCTAAGACTCCACTGTGCCTGGAGAACTGCAGGCGCAGCTGCGAAGCTAACGGCCTCCACGATGTGGTCGTGCTGGGTCTCACCTGGGGGGAAATCTCACCAGACCTCCTTCTGCTTCCTAAGCTGGACATCATCTTAGGATCAGACGTTTTCTATGAGCCACAAG ATTTTGAAGACGTCCTCGTGACTGTTGCTTTTCTTCTAAGAAAAAACCCCCGAGCCCAGTTCTGGACCACATACCAAGAGAGAAG tGCCGACTGGTCGATCGAAGCGTTGCTCCACAGGTGGAAGCTGAACTGTGTCGACGTTCAGCTGGAAAACTTTGGTGCCGATGAACCTGAGCTGGCTGGATCAACTCTACCAGGCAGCCACAGCGTCCAGATGATGATCATCACACTGAGGACAGAAGCCGATGTTGGGCCGCAGCAGACGGATGTTGGTCACTGTGCTTCATCTAGTTTGACTTAA
- the nupr1b gene encoding nuclear protein 1b: protein MSHVDVKNLKPTSFEDEYYDQYEYYNLTDKYAEGSARKGRTKKEASDNTNRHNPSGHERKIVEKLQNTEKKAKE from the exons ATGAGTCACGTCGACGTGAAAAACCTGAAGCCCACCAGCTTTGAAGACGAGTACTACGATCAATACGAGTATTATAATTTAACGGATAAGTACGCAG AGGGCTCAGCCCGTAAAGGCAGGACCAAGAAGGAAGCCAGCGACAACACCAACAGACACAACCCCTCCGGACATGAGCGCAAAATTGTGGAGAAACTCCAAAACACCGAGAAGAAAGCCAAGGAGTGA
- the sgf29 gene encoding SAGA-associated factor 29: MSADTKIAELLTELHQLIKQTQEERSRSEHNLLNIQKTHERMQTENKTSPYYRTKLRGLYTTAKADAEAECSILRHALDKIADIKSLLEEKRIAAKGADSDPPRKTMRRGVLMTLLQQSAMTLPLWIGKPGESPPSLCGATPASSDYVAKQGDKVAARVKAVDGDEQWILAEVVSYNHSNNKYEVDDIDEEGKERHTLSRRRIIPLPQWKANPETDPEALFSKDQLVLALYPQTTCFYRALIHTPPHRPQDDYSVLFEDTSYADGYSPPLNVAQRYVVACKENKKK, translated from the exons ATGTCAGCCGATACCAAGATTGCCGAGCTGCTCACAGAGCTCCATCAGCTCATCAAACAGACCCAG GAGGAGAGGTCACGCAGTGAACATAATCTGCTCAACATTCagaaaacacatgagaggatgcagacagaaaacaaaa CGTCCCCATACTACCGGACCAAGCTGAGGGGACTGTACACCACAGCCAAAGCAGATGCCGAGGCAGAGTGTAG CATTCTGCGCCATGCTCTCGATAAAATTGCAGATATCAAGTCTTTGTTGGAGGAGAAGAGAAtag CTGCTAAGGGAGCAGACAGCGACCCTCCCAGGAAGACGATGAGGCGAGGCGTCCTGATGACGCTCCTCCAGCAGTCGGCCATGACGCTCCCTCTGTGGATTGGCAAGCCGGGGGAGAG CCCCCCGTCTCTGTGCGGGGCGACTCCAGCCAGCAGCGACTACGTGGCCAAACAGGGCGACAAGGTGGCAGCGAGGGTGAAGGCCGTGGACGGGGACGAGCAGTGGATCCTGGCTGAGGTGGTCAGCTACAACCACTCCAACAACAA ATATGAAGTGGACGACATTGATGAAGAAGGCAAAGA gaGACACACTCTGAGCAGACGGCGGATCATCCCTCTGCCTCAGTGGAAGGCCAACCCAGAGACGGACCCAGAGGCCCTGTTCAGTAAGGACCAGTTGGTGCTGGCCCTCTACCCCCAGACCACCTGCTTCTACCGGGCCCTCATCCACACCCCACCACACAGG cCTCAGGACGACTACTCGGTGCTGTTTGAGGACACGTCGTACGCCGACGGTTACTCCCCTCCGCTCAACGTCGCTCAGCGGTATGTGGTCGCCTGCAAAGAGAACAAGAAGAAGTGA
- the mettl23 gene encoding histone-arginine methyltransferase METTL23 isoform X2: MLSDSAKTPLCLENCRRSCEANGLHDVVVLGLTWGEISPDLLLLPKLDIILGSDVFYEPQDFEDVLVTVAFLLRKNPRAQFWTTYQERSADWSIEALLHRWKLNCVDVQLENFGADEPELAGSTLPGSHSVQMMIITLRTEADVGPQQTDVGHCASSSLT; this comes from the exons ATGCTGTCAGACAGCGCTAAGACTCCACTGTGCCTGGAGAACTGCAGGCGCAGCTGCGAAGCTAACGGCCTCCACGATGTGGTCGTGCTGGGTCTCACCTGGGGGGAAATCTCACCAGACCTCCTTCTGCTTCCTAAGCTGGACATCATCTTAGGATCAGACGTTTTCTATGAGCCACAAG ATTTTGAAGACGTCCTCGTGACTGTTGCTTTTCTTCTAAGAAAAAACCCCCGAGCCCAGTTCTGGACCACATACCAAGAGAGAAG tGCCGACTGGTCGATCGAAGCGTTGCTCCACAGGTGGAAGCTGAACTGTGTCGACGTTCAGCTGGAAAACTTTGGTGCCGATGAACCTGAGCTGGCTGGATCAACTCTACCAGGCAGCCACAGCGTCCAGATGATGATCATCACACTGAGGACAGAAGCCGATGTTGGGCCGCAGCAGACGGATGTTGGTCACTGTGCTTCATCTAGTTTGACTTAA